A stretch of the Azorhizobium caulinodans ORS 571 genome encodes the following:
- a CDS encoding GntR family transcriptional regulator yields the protein MDPRRRSDSTEKGAAAANDAAAPVSAAPGTVTMQLYHRLREDIIRGALAPGQKLKIDELCRSYEVGSSPLREALNLLTSFGFVERLEQRGFQVKPISADEYDDIVRCRCWIEERALREAIAHGDGAWEEDVTLALFRLDRAARVRHAAIDPEWEKLHHAFHMTLLAPCGSSILMEYCEHLFTQSIRYRQIAGLLELSVRDPQAEHAEIAKAVLERDADAAVALLCAHYRRTQDALKEKLFAAG from the coding sequence ATGGATCCGCGGCGCCGCAGCGACAGCACGGAAAAAGGGGCTGCCGCCGCCAACGATGCCGCAGCCCCCGTGTCTGCCGCGCCGGGTACCGTGACCATGCAGCTCTATCACCGCCTGCGGGAGGACATCATCCGCGGGGCGTTGGCGCCGGGGCAGAAGCTGAAGATCGACGAGCTGTGCCGCAGCTATGAGGTCGGCTCCAGCCCGCTGCGGGAGGCGCTGAACCTGCTCACGTCATTCGGCTTCGTGGAGCGCCTCGAACAGCGCGGCTTTCAGGTGAAGCCCATCAGCGCGGATGAGTATGACGACATCGTCAGATGCCGCTGCTGGATCGAGGAACGGGCGCTCCGGGAAGCCATCGCCCACGGCGATGGCGCATGGGAGGAAGATGTCACGCTGGCGCTCTTCCGGCTCGACAGGGCTGCGCGCGTCCGGCACGCCGCCATAGATCCCGAGTGGGAGAAGCTGCACCACGCCTTTCACATGACGCTTCTGGCGCCCTGCGGCTCCAGCATCCTCATGGAATATTGCGAGCATCTGTTCACCCAGAGCATCCGCTACCGGCAGATCGCCGGTCTTCTGGAGCTGTCCGTGCGCGATCCGCAGGCGGAGCACGCCGAGATTGCCAAGGCTGTTCTGGAGCGCGATGCCGATGCGGCGGTCGCCCTGCTATGCGCGCACTACCGCCGCACGCAGGATGCCCTGAAGGAGAAGCTGTTCGCTGCCGGGTGA